The Melopsittacus undulatus isolate bMelUnd1 chromosome 17, bMelUnd1.mat.Z, whole genome shotgun sequence DNA window ATCCCTAGAACTTCCTCTTATTCTGTTGAATAGTTGGTGTACCAAGATAAGGGAATGTTGCTAACCACTGCAGTTTGTACCATCACATGTCCTTCAAGAGTTTCCTTTTAGAACTATTTTCCTATCTTCCCAATGTCACACTCAAACGATGACCCCCatgcttttatcttttcctcctttaaaatCAGCTGAATACTCTGTTCTCTGAGGCATGGAATTAGAGCATCATTTAGTAAATTAAATGTCATTgcacaaaactaaaccaaatcCTTATCCTATGCTTACCACCAGATTTTCACGCTCCATCACCATGTCTACAATACAGCCATTTCCTCCTAGGCTTGGGGAtggtattttcttcctctgttaaCAGACTTCCATGTTTTCTCTCCAGGTTCAATTGATGGGACTGACAGGACAATGACCTCCACCCCAGGGACCAGCTACACCTCTATTCCTAATCAGAAATACAGGCGCAGCACCCGTCGCTCCAGACACCCCTCGGACACAGATTCCCAAGCTCTGGAAACACTTGGATATTTTCAAACACTTCCACTAGAGATCTTTCAAATGCTATTGAATTATCTTTCAGGTGAGAATCTGATCAGAAAAGTCTcacttccagtgtctgaagatTACCACAAAGTTTTCCCGTTTAGAAAACACCATTCTTATTTAAAGTGGTTTAGCTTTTACCTGGGTGAAGCCATTTGATGTGAGTTATTCTctgaattttcagcttttatgtatgCAGAACCAAATGACCAAAAATGTAAAGGCTAATGAATAATTATTTGAAGTGGGTTTTGCCTATCATGTGTGAAAAGTATTCCTTAGATCTCTCCATTTCTAATGACTACAGTTTGTTGgcaaaagagataaaataattAGATTTTGGTATATATGAGGTAATTCTTATATCTTGGCCTATTTTTGAGGAAGATAAAGTTATTGACTAACCTTTTGCTTGCTGTGGAGAATTACAAGTATATTGGGTTTTGCCTTTTCAGTGAAGGATATCAGCATGCTGAGCATGGTGTCGAAAACCATCAGCAACCACCTTATGAATTACATCTCAACCTCAGCAGGAAACCAAAGGCTCTTACTGCGAGACTTCCATAACCTTGAGCTACCTGGCAAGGGAGAAGGATCCTATATTTTAGAGCACTACAAATCTCTAGGTGATCCTTTAATGCAAATGGTAACGATTACAGAACTGAGCTCAGTTAAAaggtttcttctgttttctgcattgaTCAGTAAAATGCTGAAGATACAGCCCAAATCATTTGTGCAGCTCCCTCTGAAAGTGAAGTGTCTCCCAGTGCCAAATAGCCTGCTCCATTAACTGGTCAGGGGAGGTGGGAGGAATTACCTGAAATGATTCCAAAGCCTCTTAGttatggaaaaaatactgtatattctgccttctctctgtcgggttttatttccccccctATGAAATGGCAGGCAGGGGTTGGGCAGAGGACCAGCTCTCAGTAGTAGGTGTTTCCAAATATAGATTGTTTGGCCACGAGCACTGGAAACTGCAGCAGGAACCCAGGCTCCCAGGCCCCACACTGCCTGAAGGAAGGAATGTGGCTGCTCAGGCTGCCTTCCTGGAGCACTCTGGAGTAGCTCACATTCCTCAGTGTGGGAAATGCAGCCACAGCACTTAAACCCAGCCTAACTCTAAAGTGACCAAGGACAGTTGCCATCGGGAAGGCTGCTTGACAGTCTCCTTGAGATGGATTGCAGAGCACATTCCGCTTCTTAGGAAAGAAGTATGCTCGTCACAAAAATGTTCTCTCAGTTGTCAGCGATTACAGTCCTCTTTGGCAGCTCTGGCTCAGAGTTCAGACACAAAAAGGGATGGAGAAAGCATTTTCCTCTCACTCTTAGCTTAAGGGCAATGTGAAAATGTCTGTGCTTTGGCTGTCATGGTGTCCTGTGTGCTAATCAAGCTCTTTCTGGGTGAAAAGACTCACATGTTCTTTGTTCCAGCTGCTCAGACCTCTTGTGGCATGGCTAATAGAAAGCTAGATGAGAATGACCTGGGTTCTGTGGTAAGGAGGAGCATTGTGCAGCCTCAAATCTAAAcccatttgctttttttctgctaatgtTTAAAGCACACTGATTCTAATTCATTCCAAGGCATTCtaccagagaagaaaatgaaattaaaacatgaTTTGATCCACAGCTATTTATTGTTACCTCTCTGATGGTTTATTTGACAGCAGAATAAAATGATGCCATGGTTAGATGTGGAATTATAAGTAGAGTTTGAACTTAAGACATTAAATAAAGGCAAAGGAACACTGTTAAAGTCATTTAGACCAAAGACCCCCTACTGTAAGCAATCTTTGTAGGTTCTGAGGTACCTTAAATTAgtggtgtatttttaaaatgaagcctGAAAACCtacaattctttaaaaaaaacctaaaaataaatgtcaaaattattttgacaCACACAAAATGGCAACTTGGGATTTGCACGTAGGTGTGAACACTATAGTAGGCCTAGTAGTAAACCAATGTCATGCTCAAAAGATAAAGATCATTGGCAATATCTGTGTCATCAGTGGAAGGCTCGAGAGTATGTTCATGTCCAGAGGTCAGCTGCAAAATCAATATTCACTTTACAGCAGAAAAGACTGGATACAATGGGAAAAACTCATTGCCATTCAGAGAGCCTGAGCAGGGGCTGTACATAAATATCACTTAACCTCACAGGGGTCTGGCTCCACTCAAGTGCACAGTAAAATCTCCCAGTGCTTATAATGGGGTCAGAATCCCAGCCATGGTTTAAAATGGACTCGAGTTCTAAATGTCCTTCTGCACAGAGGGGATTCTGCTGAGCAAACCCAGGAGCAGCACCTTCTGCTCAACCCTTTCACCCACCAGAATTCCCCCTGCTGATGCCTGTCTGGGACATCTCTCTAAAGCCTATTATAGCCCATAGCAAATTGACTTGATTGAGCTTTGGACGCTGTCATGGGCTGATGAATGAATGATGTCTATCACACAGGAATGCTCACACCCTGATAAAGAAAGAGTCACTTTAGAACCACAGTGAATGCAGAAAGTACTTTTTGACATTGGAGAAGCTGTGTGTTATTTGGGAGACAGACAATTCAGACAAAAAaggtttcctcttttcttcctcccccagaaAAGTGCAAAGTACATGCTTTTCTATGGATTTCTTGATTGattaagtatatatatacatatatatagttCTGGTAAAAGGTTTTGAAGAGGGAGCTGGTAACCCCTTTTGTATCAGTAGAGTAGCTGTTCCACACTATAATGCACTCCAGACTTGGACATCCTAAACAGACCATTTCAGCCCTGTAGAGGAAAATGAATTCTACCCCTTAGCTATGTTTTACATTCACACAGTTTAgaatcttttccttttagagCATGTGGCTCTCTTGAAAACCATTTGGGAAGCTCGTCTTTCCATGACGGAAGGGGAAAACAGCATTCCCCAGGGAGCTGTTAGAAGAGGTGCAACGAGTACCatttatttccagtatttttaaCTGCTGTAATTCTAAAACCAATAGAGTTATTTTTATAGGGCTCCAACTGTGGCTAACGGGGATTTTACAACAACACAATAAACAAGTTATGGCGTAGGAAGCCCTGACAACATTTCTCTAGTAAAAGATGTCTGTTACAAGAGTGTGCACCTCTTCTCCAAAGCACACATTActctttgtgctgctcttgtTGCCTCACAGCAGTTTTTCTGGATGGTGTGTGGATACACGTGATGGGAGCACTTTTGCTCCTTcaggagcatctctgctgcGTGGCTGTACTGACAACATGTACGTGTTTGTTCTGCTCACAGGATTGTTGCTTAAAAGATGCACCCTTCTCCTGCCTACTAAAGAGAGGCTGAAGTACATACACAAGGTTCTTTCAGGAGTAAGTTCATGGTCCTTTCACTACTGTTTCTAATTGCCCCTTGCACTTACAACACCATTTCTATGAAGCACTTATTAGTTGAATGATGCCTTTTACTGTCCCTTTGCTGGAGCTTATTACTACTATGTAATGAATTTATTGATTTGAAACCAGTCTCTCTTTAACAAGAGAAAAGCCTAAGCCAGCCTAGACcaaggctgtgctgcagagattTCATATTCCAAGAGCAGTGGGTTTCAGCTTCTCTTCACTTTGTGGACTACTAGAAATGTTGCAGTGGAAGAGCACAGCTCTTCCAGGAATGGCACTCTCCTGGAGACAGGGCTGCTCATCTTAGAGACCATTTGCACACCGTTTTGACCACAGTTAAGCTAAAGCTGAGCCTTGATGTAGGGTCTATCATTTGTTTCCTTATACAATCAGGGAGTTCTCTGAGTCTTTTGAATCAGTATTGATGtccacaggcagcacagagaaTTTTCAATCAATCACAGGAATTAGCTTCCAGCCAGATAAATCACAACTGTTTTGCActtccaggtttcctgtttCAAGCTTAGTGGTTGTCCAAGTCCTCTGCATTGTTTGGGATTACAGTGCTATGGGGTATTTTTACAGGTACAGTATCTATGGAGACAAGGCAAGTATCccaaatagaaaagaaaaacaaggtaGTTTTCTAAATTAATCTGTGGTTTTGGAAGCTATTGGGACATTTAAGATGGTTTTGAGCCTTGGGATGTAGGGGAAGGTATTTATTCACACCGTtccctgaatttcctttctgGTTGTTAAAGTTGCTGATTTGACTTGAGAATTCCTTGGTTTGGATTTCACTGCCAAACAGTCTGGATCTTGATTAGCCATTTATTATCTAAGATAATATGGGAGAAGGGGAGCATTTGATTACACAGCTTCAAATTCACAGCTCAAGAGGCTTATTTACTGTAATGACTACTGTGATTGCAAAGAGGCAGTAAAACACCCCGGGCTGGACTTTTTAACACTACTTGAGATGTTCGACAGTGAAATGCTGGAATTGCCATAGTGGAGGCTTTACTGGAGAGTAACTGTAAAGCAAAATACCTAAAGAAGTCCTCTCTTAAAAGAACAGGCACCCTGAGcccatttaaaaagcatttaagtcTTAGAAACTTGTGTTACAGGTGTTCTATCCATATGCAGCATGAAAGGCTTTGATAATACCAGAACCTGTACTATCTTTCTGTGTTTAAGAGCTACAGATAATTATTTGTGCTGGGACATTTGTCTTTGTAGCAAATCCCTTTCTGTACTTCTCCACATAAGGTTCCAAACTAAGATCTTGGCCCTGAATGTGGGACACCATTGGCAGCTTTTGATTCTGGGCTGCACTAAGCTTAAGCACAACCTCTGCCATAATGCACAGCTCCTCTATAGCAGACAATAGTTGCCCTTTGTTCCTAAGGAAGGCGCTGTGCAAGCACCACACTCCAGGTATGACACCTTCCCTCCCTGTTCTTCTGAGAAACTGCAGGACAGATTGTATTGATGTGATAGGAGAAATGGCATTGTGATCGACATCTAGGGCTCAAGCTCTTCATTTTTACCCCCTCTCTTTTGTAACCTTCAGATCCTAACAGCAGGCTGGGATGAACTGGAGTGTCACCGGGTTTTTAACTTCCTCTGGGAGCTGAGCAGTTTAGCCCGTAAAGTACAGACAGTTGTGAGCAGCAAACCAGGTAACCATCAAAGCAGACAAAAGCCCTACCACATGGAAACATACTATcaaggagaaggcagaaaatggAACTCCATtactgcaaacaaaatgtgtctAGAATTGAGACTGCTTTAACTCTCCTAAGCCTTGTAGCACCAACCCTTTACAGACTCACGTACGTTCTATTGGCTCCAATGTTAGGCAGAAAATGGGCATTTGAAGGCAAATACTTGGCCTTCACATAGATGGATAGAGCTATTTTTTGCTCACCAACAGCAAAGATAAATGCTTTTGTCTTTCACACCTATCCTAAAGTGAAGAGAGTTGTCCTGAGAGGCATTTGGGTGTTTTGAATAATTCCATTATGGAACCAATGCATAAGTTATGTATGTATGTGAATATTAACATGGATTTGAACCTTTCTGACTGTACACCACTGCCAGTGAAATCAACAGGAAAGGAACCAACACAGAAATAGAGGGAATCAGGAAAAAGTCACGTTTAGTGTTtctaaaacacagcagtgaCGTGGCACATACCTCTCAAATTCTTGTGTTGCAAGCACAGGACTGGGTATTTCTGTGGGACACTATCCGCAGCCACATACACATGTTCCTCCTCTTCCACTTACTGATGCCAAACCCCAGAAACCAAAAACCAGCTGAGAGAGCCCTTGAACCATACATGAGTTGCTGCAGAAAGGTACCACAGGCTGCATCAGTAGATTCTATGGTTTGAATTAGTGCAACGTACCTAAAAGAGGCAGAATTTCCTTCAATCCCTCTAGATGTTCTGGGGCAGCTTTAAGAAaacccttctttttcttcctattaaaGAAGGGATCATCTGTATCACACCAGGCTTACAGGATTGATAATATCCACCTTCTTCTGCCCCAGGAAGTGCCCAGAAGCTGGAGCTGAGGATCAGGTTGTACTGTCGCAGTGTCTTGTTGAACCACTGGATTCATCGCAGCGACTCCGCGTTCTGGCTGACCCGGATTTTGAAGCCATGGCCCATGGTTAACCAAGCTCGCCTGCTGTACATCATCTTTGGGCCAGTGTCCTCTCTTGATGGTGAGTAGTCTGGGGGGGTTCATTCACAGAGTTCATTTAATTACTTGGTCTCTTACCAGCAGTTGTGGTTCATATATTGCTCAGGACACGTGGTTTGGCAGAAAATGATACAAGGACCAACAGATGAAGCCAGCCTGAAAGGTCTAGCAGAGGCCATTAAACTGCTGTATGATGCAGAAGCTAGAGAATGGACAGCAGACGATGTCATCAGTCTTGTGGATGAGTTGTCAGGTGTGGTTTTGCCTTTATCATTAATCCATAAGATTATACACTCATGGCCTAAAATTTGGCTGTGAGTTTCCAGCACACGGATGCCTTGGGAGGCTGATTGTGATATTCCTCACAGTAGCTGCAGCATAACTGGAAAAGCCATTACACATGGAAGCCAGGCAGTAGCTGGGGAGCAGAGAAACCCAGCACTTCTGACAAATCCAGGCTGTCTTTCCCCATTGTGAAGTATTTTAAGAACCCATGCAGACCTTTTAAGATTCAAGTCTTGTCTAGCCATTAGTGAGGAAACATTGTCCAAGCTGTGTAAGCTGAAAACATCATGCTTGTTCCAGCCAAAATCTACGGAACAATGTTAACAGCTACACTGAAAGTTAGTTTGGGGTGAGGTTGTGTCATGGAAGCTATTGTGAAGAGCTCTAACTGCACAGCTGGTAGGAACTTCATTGCTGCAACTGCATTCCAGAGGGTATCCCCTCCACATCCTGGTTAACTCTCAAAGCCAATGATTCATAGACCCGTGTCATCCAGAGCGGTTCTTGTGgcactgctttcttttgttcaaAGCTGGCTGTAACCCTCTCTGGTTCCTGCAGTGGTTCCAAGGGAGTGGCTCATGGAGAACAATGCTCGGCTGCTCATTCTGAGTGGAAACAACATCTGCTTCACATACTTGGCCAGTAAAGCTGTGAACGGGCGAGTAGCTGAGCTAGCCAGGCTCATGGTGTTCCTGGCCTTGGTGAGTGCCCCTGAACAGAGCATGCTCAGGCCTTTTGTCTCTTTACCCCCAGATTTGCTTTCCCAGACTTGAAAACTGTTGCCCCATCTATTCTGATGTACCAAGAGTAAGTTCTGGCAGAGTCTTGGGAGCTCTTTTACCCTCTGGTCCCTGTGCAGCCACTGCAAAGCCTGGCCTTGAGGAGAGGCACCACTAGCAAAAAGTGGAGCAGTTCCTCCACTAGCATGCCAACCACAACAACCACC harbors:
- the FBXO47 gene encoding F-box only protein 47; its protein translation is MTSTPGTSYTSIPNQKYRRSTRRSRHPSDTDSQALETLGYFQTLPLEIFQMLLNYLSVKDISMLSMVSKTISNHLMNYISTSAGNQRLLLRDFHNLELPGKGEGSYILEHYKSLGLLLKRCTLLLPTKERLKYIHKVLSGVSCFKLSGCPSPLHCLGLQCYGVFLQILTAGWDELECHRVFNFLWELSSLARKVQTVVSSKPGSAQKLELRIRLYCRSVLLNHWIHRSDSAFWLTRILKPWPMVNQARLLYIIFGPVSSLDGHVVWQKMIQGPTDEASLKGLAEAIKLLYDAEAREWTADDVISLVDELSVVPREWLMENNARLLILSGNNICFTYLASKAVNGRVAELARLMVFLALVCEKDLYCMDWAVKMMQKVCKVFSTPGERNYFLQCLENAFAHLIIDMLQAVLSGDRDEEDSSFLNLFHLVNAQANFHKEILYLSMVSPSSSSA